One region of Camelina sativa cultivar DH55 chromosome 6, Cs, whole genome shotgun sequence genomic DNA includes:
- the LOC104793530 gene encoding homeobox-leucine zipper protein HDG1-like, whose product MTRKNMDDSGEPPGILLSAATSVWIPVPPRRLFDFLRDVLLRSEWDILSNGGPMQEIANIFMGQDQSNSVSLLRSTAMNANQSSMLILQETSIDAPVDIPAMHAVMKGADSAYVALLPSGFGILPDGQGMEETGSLLTVTFQILVNSLPTTKLNVESIETVNNLISCTVQKIIAALRCDK is encoded by the exons ATGACTCGAAAGAACATGGATGATTCCGGCGAACCACCGGGGATTCTCCTAAGTGCAGCCACATCCGTGTGGATACCAGTTCCACCGCGACGGCTCTTTGACTTTCTGAGAGATGTGCTTTTGAGATCGGAGTGGGACATTTTATCCAACGGTGGACCAATGCAGGAGATTGCTAACATCTTCATGGGCCAAGATCAATCCAACTCCGTCTCCTTACTCCGATCCACC gcGATGAATGCGAATCAGAGTAGTATGTTGATACTACAAGAGACGAGCATAGACGCACCTGTAGATATCCCTGCGATGCATGCTGTGATGAAGGGTGCAGATTCGGCTTACGTGGCTTTGCTTCCTTCTGGGTTTGGTATTCTCCCAGATGGTCAAGGGATGGAGGAAACCGGTTCGCTTCTCACTGTGACCTTTCAGATTTTGGTTAACTCTCTTCCTACGACTAAGCTCAACGTGGAATCAATCGAGACCGTTAACAATCTGATATCATGCACCGTTCAGAAAATCATAGCCGCTCTTAGATGTGATAAATAA
- the LOC104699466 gene encoding homeobox-leucine zipper protein HDG1-like, with translation MLNREEYEKIFTPCLGPKPDGFVSEASKEVGMVIINNLALVETLMDSERCAEMFPCMIARNSTSETISSGMGGTRNGALYLMQAELQLLSPLVPVRQVTFLRFCKQHAEGVWAVVDVYVDRISDRGGSASAQTSLSCRSLPSGCLVQDMPNGYSISHKLHRKEKHVEASTKNDSKVLKRHERIMTRKNMDDSGEPPGILLSAATSVWIPVPPRRLFDFLRDVLLRSEWDILSNGGPMQEIANIFKGQDQSNSVSLLRSTSSMLILQETSIDAPVDIPAMHAVMKGADSAYVALLPSGFGILPDGQGMEETGSLLTVTFQILVNSLPTTKLNVESIETVNNLISCTVQKIIAALRCDK, from the exons ATGCTTAACCGTGAAGAATACGAGAAAATTTTCACACCTTGCCTTGGTCCTAAACCGGACGGGTTTGTCTCGGAAGCTTCTAAAGAAGTTGGAATGGTTATCATCAATAACTTAGCCCTAGTCGAAACCTTAATGGACTCG GAACGATGCGCCGAGATGTTTCCATGTATGATCGCAAGAAATTCGACTAGTGAAACAATCTCTAGTGGTATGGGAGGGACAAGAAACGGTGCTCTTTATTTG ATGCAAGCAGAGCTTCAGTTGCTATCACCTCTTGTGCCGGTTCGTCAAGTGACTTTCTTGAGGTTTTGTAAGCAACATGCAGAAGGTGTTTGGGCGGTTGTGGATGTCTATGTTGATAGAATTAGCGACCGAGGCGGCTCGGCCTCTGCTCAGACGTCTCTGAGCTGTAGAAGTCTACCATCTGGTTGCCTTGTGCAAGACATGCCAAATGGCTACTCTATAAG CCATAAGCTCCATAGGAAAGAAAAGCATGTTGAAGCTAGCACAAAGAATGACTCAAAAGTTCTGAAGAGGC ACGAGAGGATCATGACTCGAAAGAACATGGATGATTCCGGCGAACCACCGGGGATTCTCCTAAGTGCAGCCACATCCGTGTGGATACCAGTTCCACCGCGACGGCTCTTTGACTTTCTGAGAGATGTGCTTTTGAGATCGGAGTGGGACATTTTATCCAACGGTGGACCAATGCAGGAGATTGCTAACATCTTCAAGGGCCAAGATCAATCCAACTCCGTCTCCTTACTCCGATCCACC AGTAGTATGTTGATACTACAAGAGACGAGCATAGACGCACCTGTAGATATCCCTGCGATGCATGCTGTGATGAAGGGTGCAGATTCGGCTTACGTGGCTTTGCTTCCTTCTGGGTTTGGTATTCTCCCAGATGGTCAAGGGATGGAGGAAACCGGTTCGCTTCTCACTGTGACCTTTCAGATTTTGGTTAACTCTCTTCCTACGACTAAGCTCAACGTGGAATCAATCGAGACCGTTAACAATCTGATATCATGCACCGTTCAGAAAATCATAGCCGCTCTTAGATGTGATAAATAA